In Myotis daubentonii chromosome 16, mMyoDau2.1, whole genome shotgun sequence, one DNA window encodes the following:
- the ABR gene encoding active breakpoint cluster region-related protein isoform X6 — protein MTDVLPQPDCSLKAVCEPLERCCLDPLEEPGSKRPPNTGARLWGRVRSKLLRQKLDPQTVETKNWHTDVIEMNGIKVEFSMKFTSRDMSLKRTPSKKQTGVFGVKISVVTKRERSKVPYIVRQCVEEVEKRGIEEVGIYRISGVATDIQALKAVFDANNKDILLMLSDMDINAIAGTLKLYFRELPEPLLTDRLYPAFMEGIALSDPAAKENCMMHLLRSLPDPNLITFLFLLEHLKRVAEKEPINKMSLHNLATVFGPTLLRPSEVESKAHLTSAADIWSHDVMAQVQVLLYYLQHPPISFAELKRNTLYFSTDV, from the exons atGACCGACGTCCTGCCCCAGCCCGACTGCAGCCTGAAGGCGGTGTGCGAGCCGCTGGAGCGCTGCTGCCTGGATCCGCTGGAGGAGCCGGGGAGCAAGCGGCCCCCCAACACGGGCGCCCGGCTCTGGGGCCGTGTGCGCAGCAAGCTGCTCCGCCAAAAG TTGGATCCACAGACCGTAGAAACCAAGAACTGGCACACAGATGTGATCGAGATGAACGGG ATCAAAGTGGAATTCTCCATGAAGTTCACCAGCCGAGACATGAGCCTGAAGAGGACGCCATCCAAAAAGCAGACCGGCGTCTTTGGCGTGAAGATCAGCGTGGTGACGAA gcGGGAGCGCTCCAAGGTGCCCTACATCGTGCGGCAGTgcgtggaggaggtggagaagaggGGCATCGAGGAGGTCGGCATCTACCGCATCTCAGGGGTGGCCACAGACATCCAGGCGCTGAAGGCCGTCTTTGATGCCA ATAACAAGGACATCCTCCTGATGCTGAGTGACATGGACATCAACGCCATCGCTGGCACCCTCAAGCTCTACTTCCGGGAGCTGCCCGAGCCCCTCCTCACAGACCGACTGTACCCCGCCTTCATGGAGGGCATCG CCCTGTCAGACCCTGCTGCCAAGGAAAACTGCATGATGCACCTGCTCCGCTCCCTGCCCGACCCCAACCTCAtcaccttcctcttcctgctggaaCACTTGAAAAG gGTTGCTGAGAAGGAGCCCATCAACAAAATGTCCCTTCACAACCTGGCCACCGTGTTTGGCCCCACGTTACTGAGACCCTCGGAAGTGGAGAGCAAAGCACACCTCACGTCGGCTGCGGACATCTGGTCCCACGACGTCATGGCACAG gtccaggtcctcctctACTACCTGCAGCACCCGCCCATCTCCTTCGCAGAACTGAAGCGGAACACACTGTACTTCTCCACGGATGTGTAg